From a region of the Chloroflexota bacterium genome:
- a CDS encoding shikimate kinase — protein MAQHRNVILIGMPGSGKSTLGILLAKALVFDFIDTDVVIQTRQHGRLIEILERLGAEQFCAVENQYCAELELDQYVVATGGSVIYSPDAMANFQRLGTIVYLSIAFDELLPRITDMDSRGIVMQPGQSFADLYAERVPLYRQFANITVDCTGEDHEHTVSQIMAALNADN, from the coding sequence ATGGCGCAGCATCGCAATGTGATTTTAATTGGTATGCCTGGATCGGGCAAAAGTACGCTCGGTATTTTATTGGCCAAAGCCTTAGTCTTTGATTTTATCGATACCGATGTGGTGATTCAAACTCGCCAGCATGGCCGCTTGATTGAGATTCTCGAACGGCTGGGCGCTGAGCAATTTTGTGCCGTCGAAAATCAATATTGTGCCGAGCTAGAGCTTGATCAATATGTGGTGGCGACTGGTGGCAGCGTGATTTATAGCCCCGATGCTATGGCTAATTTCCAGCGGCTTGGCACAATCGTCTATCTTTCAATCGCATTTGATGAACTATTGCCACGCATTACCGATATGGATTCGCGGGGAATTGTGATGCAGCCAGGCCAAAGTTTTGCCGATTTATATGCCGAGCGCGTGCCACTCTATCGCCAATTTGCCAATATCACCGTCGATTGCACTGGCGAAGATCATGAACACACCGTTAGCCAAATTATGGCTGCATTAAACGCCGATAATTAA
- the aceA gene encoding isocitrate lyase codes for MNTTNGISTTELERGWATDARWQGIQRDYTAEDVVRLRGSVIIEQTLARMGAERLWDLLHTEDYVHALGALTGNQAMQMVKAGLKAIYLSGWQVAADANMAGQMYPDQSLYPANSVPQVVKRINQTLQRCDQIYHSEAKDGTYWFAPIIADAEAGFGGPLNAFEMMKAMIEAGAAGVHFEDQLSSEKKCGHLGGKVLIPTSHFIRTLQAARLAADVMDVPTLVVARTDANGAYLLTSDVDPRDREFCTGERTPEGFFCIRGGIDSAIARGLAYAPYADLIWCETSTPDLEEARKFAEAIHAQYPGKLLAYNCSPSFNWKRNLDDATIAKFQSELGAMGYKFQFITLAGFHALNYSMFDLATGYRDQGMSAYVQLQQAEFNRESEGYTAVKHQREVGTGYFDLVAQAVSGGMSSTTALSGSTEHEQFVGAH; via the coding sequence ATGAACACCACGAACGGTATCTCAACAACAGAACTGGAACGGGGTTGGGCAACGGACGCACGTTGGCAAGGGATTCAGCGCGATTACACAGCCGAAGATGTTGTGCGCTTGCGCGGTTCAGTGATTATTGAGCAAACTTTAGCTCGTATGGGTGCTGAACGCTTGTGGGATCTCCTTCACACCGAAGATTACGTGCATGCGTTGGGTGCGCTGACTGGTAATCAAGCTATGCAGATGGTCAAAGCAGGCTTGAAGGCGATTTACTTGAGTGGCTGGCAGGTTGCCGCCGATGCCAATATGGCTGGGCAAATGTATCCCGATCAAAGCTTGTATCCCGCGAACAGCGTGCCACAAGTCGTCAAACGGATCAACCAAACCTTGCAACGCTGCGACCAAATTTATCACTCAGAAGCTAAAGATGGGACCTACTGGTTTGCGCCAATCATCGCCGATGCTGAAGCTGGCTTTGGTGGCCCACTGAATGCCTTTGAAATGATGAAGGCTATGATCGAAGCTGGCGCAGCTGGGGTGCACTTCGAAGATCAATTATCATCAGAAAAGAAATGTGGCCACTTGGGCGGCAAGGTCTTGATCCCAACGAGCCACTTTATTCGCACGCTACAAGCTGCCCGTTTGGCTGCCGACGTGATGGACGTACCAACTTTGGTCGTCGCCCGTACCGATGCTAACGGTGCATACCTTTTGACCAGCGACGTTGATCCTCGTGACCGCGAGTTTTGTACAGGCGAACGCACCCCCGAAGGCTTCTTCTGTATTCGCGGTGGGATCGATTCAGCAATTGCCCGTGGCTTGGCCTATGCTCCATATGCCGACCTGATCTGGTGTGAAACCTCTACCCCAGATTTGGAAGAAGCACGGAAATTTGCTGAAGCGATCCATGCTCAATATCCAGGCAAATTGTTGGCCTACAACTGCTCGCCATCGTTCAACTGGAAGCGCAACTTGGATGATGCCACAATTGCCAAGTTCCAAAGCGAACTCGGCGCAATGGGCTACAAATTCCAATTTATCACCTTGGCTGGCTTCCATGCCTTGAACTACAGCATGTTCGATTTGGCAACTGGCTATCGCGACCAAGGCATGAGCGCCTATGTCCAATTGCAACAAGCTGAATTCAACCGCGAAAGCGAAGGTTATACCGCCGTCAAGCACCAACGCGAAGTTGGCACTGGCTACTTCGATTTGGTTGCGCAAGCAGTTTCAGGTGGTATGTCATCGACCACTGCGTTGAGCGGCTCGACCGAGCATGAACAATTTGTTGGAGCACATTAG
- the aceB gene encoding malate synthase A yields the protein MTDRQHGVKINAPITPAAAELLTEPALHFLAALHRTFDQTRRDLLLGRVERQSRLDAGENPDFLAETAHIRASDWQIAPIPDEIRNRRVEITGPIDRKMIINALNSGANVFMADCEDATTPSWDNLVSGQLNLRDAVNRTISFTNEAGKAYQLNDQVAVLFVRPRGWHLLEKHVTVDGEPLAGGLFDFGLYLFHNAKTLLERGSAPYFYLPKLESHREARLWNDVFVFAQKQLGLPHGSIKATVLIETILAAFEMDEILYELRDHSAGLNCGRWDYIFSCIKKFAKLQHFVLADRALVTMTSRFMRSYSLLAIKTCHRRGAHAMGGMAAQIPIKHDAQANAEALAKVQADKEREARDGHDGTWVAHPGLVPLAKAAFDALMPEANQIGKQLEVEITADDLLRFEPSAPITEQGLRKNISVGIQYIEAWLGGLGCVPLYNLMEDAATAEISRAQVWQWVHQPNGITEDFRKITLDWVRELIGEELANIEQEVGAERYRNGHYDRASQLFDQLVANPTFTEFLTLPAYEQID from the coding sequence ATGACCGATCGGCAACATGGCGTGAAAATCAACGCCCCTATCACCCCCGCTGCGGCGGAATTGTTGACGGAACCAGCCCTACACTTCTTAGCTGCCTTGCATCGCACTTTTGACCAAACTCGCCGCGACTTATTGCTCGGACGAGTGGAACGCCAAAGCCGCCTTGATGCAGGCGAAAACCCTGATTTTCTCGCTGAAACTGCCCATATTCGTGCTAGCGACTGGCAAATTGCGCCCATCCCCGACGAAATTCGTAATCGTCGCGTGGAAATTACTGGGCCAATCGATCGCAAAATGATCATCAATGCCCTCAACTCTGGAGCGAATGTCTTCATGGCCGACTGTGAAGATGCGACCACTCCAAGCTGGGATAACTTGGTCAGCGGCCAACTTAACTTGCGCGATGCGGTCAATCGGACGATTAGCTTTACCAATGAAGCTGGCAAAGCCTATCAATTAAACGATCAGGTTGCGGTGCTGTTTGTGCGGCCTCGTGGCTGGCACTTGCTCGAAAAGCATGTCACCGTCGATGGCGAACCCTTGGCTGGTGGGCTGTTCGACTTTGGTTTGTATTTGTTCCACAATGCCAAAACCTTGCTCGAACGTGGCTCGGCTCCGTACTTCTATCTGCCAAAACTCGAAAGCCATCGCGAAGCCCGTTTGTGGAATGATGTGTTCGTGTTTGCTCAAAAGCAACTCGGCTTGCCTCATGGCTCAATCAAGGCAACAGTTTTGATTGAAACAATTTTGGCCGCCTTCGAGATGGACGAAATTCTGTATGAATTGCGCGACCACTCGGCGGGCCTGAACTGTGGCCGCTGGGATTACATCTTCAGCTGCATCAAGAAATTTGCCAAATTACAACATTTTGTGCTGGCTGATCGTGCTTTAGTGACGATGACCTCACGCTTTATGCGCTCATATTCGTTGCTGGCGATCAAAACCTGCCATCGCCGTGGCGCTCATGCGATGGGTGGGATGGCTGCTCAGATTCCGATCAAGCACGATGCCCAAGCCAATGCCGAAGCCCTCGCCAAGGTGCAAGCTGATAAAGAGCGCGAAGCTCGCGACGGCCACGACGGCACATGGGTCGCTCATCCAGGTTTGGTTCCGTTGGCCAAGGCCGCTTTTGATGCCTTGATGCCTGAAGCGAACCAAATTGGCAAGCAACTTGAGGTTGAAATTACTGCCGATGATTTGCTGCGCTTCGAGCCATCAGCACCGATTACCGAGCAAGGCCTGCGCAAAAATATCAGCGTTGGTATCCAATATATCGAAGCATGGTTGGGTGGCTTAGGCTGCGTGCCGCTGTATAACTTGATGGAAGATGCCGCAACTGCCGAAATCTCCCGTGCTCAAGTTTGGCAATGGGTGCACCAGCCCAATGGCATCACCGAAGATTTTCGCAAAATCACCCTCGATTGGGTGCGCGAGTTGATCGGCGAAGAACTGGCCAACATCGAACAAGAAGTTGGCGCAGAACGCTATCGCAACGGTCATTATGATCGGGCTAGCCAATTGTTTGATCAGTTGGTTGCCAACCCAACCTTTACCGAATTTCTCACGCTTCCCGCTTACGAACAAATCGATTAA
- a CDS encoding PHB depolymerase family esterase: MKRGWLIVLLLLGLLASFASPQAASAGQWVTGSVNTSAGSRNYKLWVPTNYSATTPTALVVMLHGCTQTPDDFARGTEMNALADSQTFLVLYPEQPTSSNANRCWQWWDAQHQARGAGEPSIIAAMVTTVQANYNVDPSRRYVAGISAGAAMSVIMGATYPDIFSAIGVVGGLEYKAATSVLNVSTAMQSGGPNPESQGLAAYQAIGTRANLVRVMVVHGTADSVVTPINGQQVVQQWLTTNDYLDDTQRNNSVDATVDQTIAGTVPSGRSYTRTIYNNAVHQPIIEHWAVNGMGHAWSGGSSAGSYTDPQGPKATNEFWRFFSQTTISPTPTGTPAPSVTSVPPTATPINPTATPVGPSPTPGTGQSLQFPSWGLEDGLVAQTSLGGYVLIPSMYVGDSGSTSLRGMLSFDTSAIPDGATITSVNLTLAYDQSAIGTPWTGLGALVGDLNRGCLSLTCYLELSDFAAITTASNAMSFQQTPNGLNGTASTAGLSAINKQGRTQIRLRFENLTNGNAQADYLRIAGGEAIQTSNRPVLTITYQP; this comes from the coding sequence ATGAAACGAGGATGGCTGATCGTTCTGCTCTTACTTGGTCTTTTGGCAAGTTTTGCGAGTCCGCAGGCGGCTAGTGCTGGCCAATGGGTTACAGGTTCGGTCAATACAAGTGCTGGTTCGCGCAACTACAAGTTATGGGTTCCTACCAATTATTCTGCTACCACTCCCACGGCATTAGTGGTGATGTTGCATGGTTGTACTCAAACGCCCGATGATTTTGCCCGTGGCACTGAAATGAATGCCTTGGCTGATAGTCAGACGTTTCTTGTGCTCTACCCTGAACAACCAACCAGTAGCAATGCCAATCGTTGCTGGCAATGGTGGGATGCCCAACATCAGGCGCGGGGGGCTGGCGAACCAAGCATCATCGCTGCGATGGTTACTACGGTTCAAGCCAATTACAATGTTGATCCGAGTCGGCGCTATGTTGCAGGGATTTCGGCTGGCGCGGCGATGAGCGTGATCATGGGCGCGACCTATCCCGATATTTTTTCGGCAATTGGCGTGGTTGGTGGCTTGGAATATAAAGCCGCCACGAGTGTGCTAAACGTTTCGACGGCCATGCAATCGGGCGGCCCCAACCCCGAATCACAAGGTTTAGCAGCCTATCAAGCAATTGGCACACGCGCGAATTTGGTACGGGTGATGGTAGTTCATGGCACGGCAGATAGCGTCGTTACGCCGATCAACGGTCAACAAGTTGTGCAGCAATGGCTCACAACCAATGATTATCTTGATGATACTCAACGCAATAATTCGGTCGATGCCACAGTTGATCAAACCATTGCTGGCACTGTGCCTAGTGGTCGGAGCTACACGCGCACAATCTACAATAATGCCGTCCATCAACCAATTATTGAGCATTGGGCAGTCAACGGAATGGGCCATGCTTGGTCGGGTGGCAGCAGTGCTGGCTCGTACACCGACCCACAAGGGCCAAAAGCAACCAATGAATTTTGGCGTTTCTTTAGCCAAACCACAATCAGCCCAACTCCAACAGGTACGCCAGCGCCAAGCGTGACCAGCGTTCCACCAACGGCAACGCCAATTAATCCAACAGCAACGCCGGTTGGACCCAGCCCTACACCTGGCACAGGCCAAAGTTTGCAGTTTCCATCCTGGGGTTTGGAAGATGGACTAGTTGCTCAAACCAGCTTAGGTGGTTATGTATTAATTCCGAGTATGTATGTTGGCGATAGTGGCAGCACCAGCCTACGCGGGATGCTCTCATTTGATACCTCGGCGATTCCTGATGGAGCGACGATTACCAGCGTAAATTTGACCTTAGCTTATGACCAAAGCGCGATTGGTACGCCTTGGACAGGGCTAGGAGCCTTGGTTGGTGACCTAAATCGCGGTTGTTTGAGTTTGACCTGTTATCTTGAATTGAGCGACTTTGCTGCAATCACCACCGCCAGCAACGCTATGAGCTTTCAGCAAACCCCCAACGGCCTCAATGGTACTGCTAGCACAGCAGGATTAAGCGCAATCAACAAACAAGGTCGGACCCAGATTCGGCTACGCTTTGAAAATCTGACCAATGGCAATGCTCAAGCCGATTATTTACGAATTGCTGGCGGCGAAGCAATACAGACCAGTAATCGTCCAGTGCTAACCATCACCTATCAACCGTAA
- the msrA gene encoding peptide-methionine (S)-S-oxide reductase MsrA: protein MTQQYALATLGGGCFWCLEAVFDDLQGIIRVESGYAGGHVANPSYEEICGKKTGHAEVVRLTYDPSVINFSQILDVFFTIHDPTTLNRQGYDVGPQYRSAIFYHDAEQKAVAEQTIAALNASGQWPDPIVTEVTPINNYYEAEDYHQEYFAHNPFQPYCMAVVSPKVQKFRKEFSKQRKS from the coding sequence ATGACTCAACAATATGCGTTGGCGACCCTCGGCGGTGGCTGTTTTTGGTGCTTAGAAGCGGTCTTTGATGATCTACAAGGAATCATCAGGGTTGAATCGGGCTATGCTGGTGGCCATGTTGCCAACCCAAGTTATGAAGAAATTTGCGGCAAAAAAACTGGTCATGCTGAAGTTGTGCGTTTAACCTATGATCCTAGCGTGATCAATTTCAGCCAAATTTTGGATGTCTTTTTCACCATCCATGATCCAACCACGCTGAATCGGCAAGGCTACGATGTTGGGCCACAATATCGCTCGGCGATCTTTTATCACGATGCTGAGCAAAAAGCTGTGGCTGAGCAAACGATTGCCGCATTAAATGCTAGCGGTCAATGGCCCGACCCGATTGTGACCGAAGTGACACCAATTAACAACTACTACGAAGCCGAAGATTATCATCAAGAATATTTTGCCCATAATCCCTTCCAACCCTATTGTATGGCGGTCGTCTCGCCCAAGGTGCAGAAATTTCGCAAAGAATTTAGCAAACAGCGGAAATCGTAG
- a CDS encoding phosphoadenylyl-sulfate reductase codes for MVMHATLPSREALTALDTQLTSQTPQAIVRWAIDHYFPNLALTCSFGGSSGMVLLDIALKIEPNLPVLVLDTGLLFSETYALVEQIEKHYGITVQYSRPRQTVAEQAATHGPELWGTNPDLCCKLRKVEPLKDVLAPYDAWLTALRRDQSSTRANTPVVSWNEKHQLVKICPLALWTERDIWRYIHANGVPYNPLLDQGYTSLGCHTCTSHPVNGDPRSGRWAGFNKTECGLHI; via the coding sequence ATGGTCATGCACGCAACCCTGCCAAGCCGCGAGGCTCTGACAGCACTCGATACTCAATTAACGAGCCAAACTCCTCAAGCAATTGTGCGTTGGGCTATCGATCACTATTTTCCCAATCTAGCCCTGACGTGTTCGTTTGGCGGTTCATCTGGCATGGTGTTGCTCGATATTGCGCTCAAAATTGAGCCAAATTTGCCAGTGCTGGTGCTCGACACAGGCCTGCTGTTCAGCGAAACCTACGCCTTGGTTGAGCAAATCGAAAAGCATTATGGCATTACGGTGCAATATTCGCGCCCACGCCAAACCGTGGCCGAACAAGCCGCTACCCACGGCCCCGAACTTTGGGGCACGAACCCCGATTTATGCTGCAAACTACGCAAGGTCGAGCCGCTCAAAGATGTGCTGGCTCCCTACGATGCTTGGTTAACCGCGCTGCGTCGCGACCAAAGCAGCACACGGGCAAATACTCCAGTGGTTTCTTGGAATGAAAAACATCAACTGGTTAAAATTTGCCCCTTAGCCTTGTGGACGGAGCGCGATATTTGGCGCTACATCCATGCCAATGGTGTGCCCTATAACCCATTACTCGATCAAGGCTACACCAGCCTCGGATGTCACACTTGTACAAGCCACCCTGTGAACGGTGACCCACGCAGCGGACGCTGGGCTGGCTTTAACAAAACCGAGTGTGGACTCCATATCTAA
- the sat gene encoding sulfate adenylyltransferase, translated as MAVSSLILPHGGTLVNRIPSGLLRENLLQSAQDLPRIVLDEPHRADLLMIGIGSYSPLTGFLNRHDYKAVVETMHLKNGLPWSIPITLPITEDQAYDLVLDQPVALTDEQGTILAVLEVEDIFPVDVEHEAQHVYRTTDGAHPGVARLYAAPRWRVGGAIWLLQVEQGAFPHLPRTPQEVRQSISDAGWRTVVGFQTRNPVHRAHEYIQKCALEVVDGLLLHPLVGTTKSDDVPAPARVRSYERLLREYYPANRVLLGVFPAPMRYAGPREAIFHALNRKNYGCTHFIVGRDHAGVGSYYGTYDAQYIFNEFDPAALGITPLFFEHTFYCQRCGAMASAKTCPHSHEHHVILSGTAVRALLSRGELPPPEFSRREVIEELIAA; from the coding sequence ATGGCTGTTTCATCATTAATCTTGCCTCACGGCGGTACGTTGGTCAATCGGATTCCTAGCGGTCTTTTACGCGAAAATTTGTTGCAATCGGCCCAAGATTTGCCACGAATTGTGCTCGATGAGCCGCATCGCGCCGATCTCTTGATGATTGGCATTGGTTCGTATAGCCCCTTAACTGGTTTCTTGAATCGCCACGATTATAAGGCGGTCGTCGAAACCATGCACCTCAAAAATGGCTTGCCATGGTCGATTCCGATTACCTTGCCAATTACCGAAGATCAAGCCTACGATTTGGTGCTTGATCAGCCTGTTGCATTAACTGATGAACAAGGCACGATTTTGGCGGTGCTCGAAGTCGAAGATATTTTCCCAGTTGATGTTGAACACGAAGCACAACACGTGTATCGCACAACCGATGGCGCTCACCCAGGTGTTGCCCGTTTGTATGCCGCGCCACGCTGGCGAGTTGGCGGGGCGATTTGGTTATTGCAAGTTGAGCAAGGGGCATTCCCACACTTGCCACGCACCCCTCAAGAAGTACGTCAATCGATCAGCGATGCCGGCTGGCGCACGGTTGTGGGCTTCCAAACTCGCAACCCAGTCCACCGCGCTCACGAATATATTCAAAAATGTGCCTTAGAAGTGGTCGATGGGTTGTTATTACACCCCTTAGTTGGCACAACCAAAAGCGATGATGTGCCAGCGCCAGCTCGCGTGCGTTCCTACGAGCGCTTGCTGCGTGAATACTACCCCGCCAATCGGGTATTGCTGGGCGTTTTCCCTGCGCCAATGCGCTATGCTGGCCCACGCGAAGCGATCTTTCACGCCTTGAATCGCAAAAACTATGGCTGCACCCACTTCATTGTTGGCCGCGACCACGCTGGGGTTGGCAGTTACTACGGCACCTATGATGCCCAATATATTTTCAACGAATTTGATCCAGCAGCTTTGGGTATTACGCCGTTGTTCTTTGAACATACCTTCTACTGCCAACGTTGTGGCGCGATGGCCTCGGCCAAAACCTGCCCACACTCCCACGAACACCACGTTATTTTGAGTGGCACTGCCGTGCGGGCGCTCTTGTCACGCGGCGAATTACCACCACCTGAATTCAGCCGCCGTGAAGTTATCGAAGAGTTGATCGCTGCGTGA
- the cysC gene encoding adenylyl-sulfate kinase, translating into MSQGYIIWFTGLSGAGKSTIAAALAEVLREREQRVEVLDGDVVRTHLSKGLGFSKEDRDTNVRRIGWVCDLVSRHGGVAIAAAISPYRQTREEIRASTARFVEVYIDCPLEVCIDRDVKGLYAKALAGEIPHFTGVSDPYEPPTNPEVVIPSHAESLDASVARIVNTLEELGYLPTVAAVEEGA; encoded by the coding sequence ATGAGTCAGGGATATATTATCTGGTTTACTGGTTTATCAGGCGCAGGCAAATCAACAATAGCGGCGGCTTTGGCTGAAGTGCTGCGCGAACGCGAGCAACGGGTTGAGGTGCTTGATGGCGATGTGGTACGCACCCATTTGAGCAAAGGTTTGGGCTTCTCGAAGGAAGATCGCGATACCAACGTGCGGCGCATCGGCTGGGTTTGTGATTTGGTTTCGCGCCATGGCGGAGTGGCAATTGCCGCCGCTATCTCGCCTTATCGCCAAACCCGCGAGGAAATTCGCGCCAGCACCGCTCGTTTTGTCGAAGTCTATATCGATTGCCCGTTGGAAGTTTGTATCGACCGCGATGTCAAGGGCTTATACGCCAAGGCCTTAGCTGGCGAGATCCCTCATTTCACTGGGGTTTCTGACCCATATGAACCACCGACCAATCCTGAGGTGGTGATTCCAAGCCACGCCGAATCGCTCGATGCTAGCGTTGCCCGCATTGTCAACACATTGGAAGAACTCGGCTATCTACCGACGGTTGCCGCCGTCGAGGAGGGCGCATGA
- a CDS encoding nitrite/sulfite reductase: MTATTPKLNPVELQKLEKDGLAVLEDIYRYAQSGDINEVTESDMNRFKWYGLYHDKPKDGFFMLRVRLPGGIMTADQADAIVHLAETVAPGRVEITTRQTFQLHTIALRDIPTVFETLERVGLSSIEACGDVPRNVVSSPVAGIAADEWIDPRPFFKALDEHFAYNADYSNLPRKYKVSVAGGGLDATQAPINDLSFTPGRKEIDGEVVLGYNVWVGGGLSHEPHLAQNIDVFVPADLDAVVEIARAITLVYRDFGYREKRNHARLKYLIADWGAERFREEVVNYLGHPLERAATDVPPAVYSGDVVGVFRQKQPNLYWVGLLVPTGRITPAQIREAARLSREYGQSEIRLTHSQNLLLPYIPEARLDGLLAEPLLQELQPNGPRIQRTVVACTGLPYCNFATIETKEAAWQLAGALDQKVELDVPLRIHLSACPHSCSQHSIADIGLQGGVIRNPDGSKNKLPATDILLGGALGDDAAIGRRVATKVPWSELADRLGNLVTTYQAQRTSPEDQFRHWAKRQTDDQLRVYLGFGEPETEEGVWTEEGSWNKGR, from the coding sequence ATGACTGCTACAACCCCAAAACTAAACCCCGTTGAACTGCAAAAGCTTGAAAAAGATGGCTTGGCAGTGCTTGAAGATATTTATCGCTACGCCCAAAGTGGCGATATCAACGAAGTTACCGAAAGTGATATGAACCGTTTCAAATGGTATGGTTTATATCACGATAAGCCCAAAGATGGCTTTTTCATGTTGCGGGTGCGCTTGCCTGGCGGGATCATGACTGCTGATCAAGCTGATGCGATTGTGCACTTGGCTGAAACCGTCGCCCCTGGTCGGGTTGAAATTACCACTCGCCAAACCTTCCAATTGCATACAATTGCTTTGCGCGATATTCCAACCGTATTTGAAACCTTGGAACGCGTTGGGCTTTCGTCGATTGAGGCTTGTGGTGATGTGCCGCGCAACGTCGTAAGTAGCCCAGTTGCGGGGATTGCCGCCGACGAATGGATCGATCCACGGCCATTCTTCAAGGCGCTCGATGAGCACTTTGCTTATAACGCCGATTACTCGAACTTGCCACGCAAGTATAAAGTTTCGGTCGCTGGCGGCGGGCTTGATGCGACTCAAGCACCAATCAACGACCTTTCGTTCACGCCTGGGCGCAAGGAAATTGATGGTGAGGTTGTGCTAGGCTACAACGTTTGGGTTGGGGGCGGGCTTTCGCACGAGCCACATCTAGCTCAAAACATTGATGTGTTTGTGCCAGCCGATCTCGATGCAGTGGTTGAAATTGCTCGCGCCATCACCTTGGTCTATCGCGATTTTGGCTACCGCGAAAAGCGCAACCATGCACGACTAAAATATCTGATCGCCGATTGGGGTGCAGAGCGCTTCCGCGAAGAAGTTGTGAACTACCTTGGGCATCCCTTGGAACGAGCGGCAACCGATGTGCCACCAGCAGTTTATAGTGGCGATGTCGTTGGGGTCTTTCGCCAAAAGCAGCCAAATCTCTACTGGGTTGGCTTGCTTGTACCAACTGGGCGCATCACGCCAGCCCAAATTCGCGAAGCAGCTCGCTTATCGCGTGAATATGGTCAAAGCGAAATTCGCCTAACCCACAGCCAAAACTTGCTGTTGCCCTACATTCCTGAAGCGCGTTTGGATGGCTTGTTGGCCGAACCGTTGTTGCAAGAATTGCAGCCAAATGGCCCACGCATCCAACGCACGGTCGTTGCTTGCACTGGGTTGCCCTACTGCAACTTCGCCACAATCGAAACCAAAGAAGCTGCTTGGCAATTGGCTGGAGCATTGGATCAAAAAGTTGAGCTTGATGTGCCGTTGCGCATCCATCTTTCAGCTTGCCCCCACTCGTGCAGCCAGCATAGCATCGCCGATATTGGCTTGCAGGGCGGCGTGATTCGCAACCCTGATGGCAGCAAAAACAAATTGCCAGCCACCGATATTTTGTTGGGCGGAGCTTTGGGCGACGATGCAGCAATTGGCCGACGGGTAGCAACCAAAGTGCCATGGTCTGAATTAGCCGATCGTTTAGGCAACTTGGTCACCACCTACCAAGCCCAACGCACCAGCCCTGAGGATCAGTTCCGCCATTGGGCCAAGCGCCAAACCGACGACCAACTGCGGGTTTATCTTGGCTTTGGCGAGCCAGAAACCGAAGAAGGCGTGTGGACAGAAGAAGGCTCGTGGAATAAAGGCCGCTAG
- a CDS encoding bifunctional precorrin-2 dehydrogenase/sirohydrochlorin ferrochelatase — MYPIVLTNLAQQRCVVVGGGAVAERKVAGLIAGGANPIVISPQLTPQLQHWQASNQIQHLAREYQFGDCEAAFLVVAATNQRLVNQQIAHECHNRPILLNIADAAEEGNFITTANHRQGSLLFTISSSGASPALSRYLRQQLSTYFDQRYATLAQLVATQRTELAALTTAEREQYFDQLLIELAQQPTTLNHLPTEDL, encoded by the coding sequence ATGTACCCAATAGTCTTGACCAATTTAGCCCAACAGCGTTGTGTGGTCGTTGGTGGCGGTGCGGTTGCCGAGCGCAAAGTTGCTGGATTAATCGCTGGTGGCGCAAATCCAATTGTGATCAGCCCTCAACTAACGCCACAACTGCAACACTGGCAAGCTAGCAACCAAATTCAGCATCTTGCCCGTGAATATCAATTTGGTGATTGTGAAGCCGCGTTTTTGGTTGTTGCCGCAACCAATCAACGCTTGGTCAATCAGCAAATTGCCCACGAATGCCACAACCGCCCAATCCTCCTCAATATCGCCGATGCTGCTGAAGAGGGGAATTTCATCACAACCGCCAACCATCGTCAAGGCTCGTTGTTGTTTACGATTAGTAGCAGCGGGGCTAGCCCAGCCTTAAGTCGCTATCTACGCCAACAACTCAGCACTTATTTTGATCAACGGTATGCCACGCTGGCTCAGCTTGTCGCAACTCAACGCACTGAACTTGCAGCGCTAACCACGGCAGAACGTGAGCAATATTTTGATCAATTGCTGATTGAATTAGCCCAACAGCCGACGACGCTCAATCACTTGCCAACGGAGGATCTATGA